In Candidatus Desulfarcum epimagneticum, the following are encoded in one genomic region:
- a CDS encoding AAA family ATPase, translating to MDNHRVFFSLKKEPFISDLKPNEMLETHELISVQNRFDYAVGLGGIGLVTGEIGSGKSTALRYSAAMLHPSEYRCVYVVASSGSIIELYRQIISKLQIFLSTNSKALMTDMIRKEIKKQVLGKKIKPVLIIDEASLLRLEVFAELHTITQFEKDSKPWLPVILAGQSNLIDKLMYRGSGPLASRIIARSHLEGLNLDMMRKYLAHHLGLAGVETNLFDDTAARAIHQGSGGLLRKANHLARGALIAAAAQKSMTVKADHVRLASTEIF from the coding sequence ATGGATAATCACAGGGTTTTTTTCAGTTTAAAAAAAGAGCCGTTTATCTCGGATTTAAAGCCGAATGAGATGCTTGAAACCCATGAGCTGATATCGGTTCAAAATCGCTTTGACTATGCTGTGGGACTGGGAGGCATCGGTCTTGTCACCGGCGAGATCGGAAGCGGAAAATCAACGGCTTTGCGTTACAGCGCCGCCATGCTTCACCCTTCCGAATATCGCTGCGTCTACGTGGTGGCCTCATCAGGTTCCATCATTGAGCTTTACCGGCAGATCATATCAAAGCTTCAGATATTTTTGTCCACCAACTCCAAAGCCTTGATGACGGACATGATTCGTAAAGAGATCAAAAAACAGGTCCTCGGGAAAAAAATAAAGCCGGTTTTGATCATAGACGAAGCGTCATTGCTGAGGCTGGAGGTCTTTGCCGAACTGCACACCATCACCCAGTTCGAAAAAGACTCCAAACCCTGGCTGCCCGTCATATTGGCGGGGCAGTCCAACCTGATTGACAAATTGATGTATCGGGGCTCCGGCCCCCTGGCGTCAAGAATTATTGCCCGAAGTCATCTGGAAGGGCTTAACCTGGATATGATGCGAAAATACCTGGCCCACCACCTGGGACTTGCCGGAGTGGAGACAAATCTTTTTGATGACACCGCCGCAAGGGCCATACACCAGGGCTCCGGGGGTCTTTTGAGAAAGGCCAACCACCTGGCAAGGGGAGCTCTTATAGCGGCGGCGGCCCAAAAATCAATGACAGTGAAAGCGGATCACGTCAGACTGGCTTCCACTGAAATCTTTTGA
- a CDS encoding conserved hypothetical protein (Evidence 4 : Unknown function but conserved in other organisms), with product MIVMDHTNLYQIRQAGIEILNRELGPVAMIRFLQQYQRGYGDYSKERHEWIDQMSVSDIVDRIKKR from the coding sequence ATGATAGTTATGGATCACACAAATCTATACCAAATTCGACAAGCGGGAATTGAAATTTTAAATCGCGAACTGGGTCCGGTGGCGATGATTCGTTTTCTGCAACAATATCAAAGAGGATATGGCGATTATTCAAAAGAGAGACACGAATGGATCGATCAAATGTCTGTATCCGACATTGTCGATCGGATAAAAAAACGCTGA
- a CDS encoding HicB family protein (fragment), with translation MELSAVLTSAPEGGYFAFNPETGMTTQGETVEDAVANLREATELYLEEFPLALGF, from the coding sequence ATGGAACTTTCCGCAGTTTTAACATCGGCTCCCGAGGGGGGATATTTCGCCTTCAATCCCGAAACCGGGATGACCACACAAGGCGAAACAGTGGAAGACGCCGTGGCCAATCTGCGCGAGGCCACAGAACTGTATCTTGAAGAATTTCCTTTGGCATTGGGTTTCTGA
- a CDS encoding conserved hypothetical protein (Evidence 4 : Unknown function but conserved in other organisms) translates to MNNNNVYNQMEAELRPEYDLSRLKGGVRGKYAFKYKEGTNLVLLEPDVADVFKDNESVNEAESKLRPYYE, encoded by the coding sequence ATGAACAATAATAATGTATATAATCAAATGGAAGCTGAACTTCGACCTGAATATGATTTATCGCGATTAAAAGGCGGCGTGAGAGGTAAATACGCATTCAAATACAAAGAAGGAACCAACTTGGTTTTATTAGAACCTGATGTGGCTGATGTTTTTAAAGATAATGAATCCGTAAACGAAGCTGAGTCTAAGCTGAGACCCTATTATGAGTAA